The following nucleotide sequence is from Nitratidesulfovibrio termitidis HI1.
GTCCTGGAACCACACCTTCTACTGGGCAGGCATGAAGCCCGGCGGCGGCGGCAAGCCCCCGGCCAAGGTTGCCGACGCCCTGTCCGCCGCCTTCGGCTCCGTGGACGCCTGCGTCACCCAGCTTTCCGACGCCGCCAAAACCCAGTTCGCCAGCGGCTGGGCCTGGCTGGTCAAGGGCCGCGAAGGCGGCAAGGATGTGCTGAAGGTGCTGAAGACCGGCAACGCCGAAAACCCCATCACCCAAGGCTATACCCCCATCCTCACCATCGACGTGTGGGAGCATGCCTACTACCTGGACTACCAGAACAAGCGCCCTGATTACGTCCAGGCCTTCTTCGACAAGCTGGTGAACTGGGACGAAGTGGCCAAGCGGTTGTAAGTGATCGGCTGTTCCAAGATTTTTTAAGAATGAATCGGGGAGGGGACCTTTTAAAAAAGGCTCCCTCCCCGAACCCCGCTCTGCTGTCGTCATCCGTAACACTCACGCGTTGCACTCGCTTAACGGCTGACGCTCCCCCCCAAACTTTTTATCGGGGGGATTGTTATAAGCGCGCCGCCGCAACGAAGCCTATGCCCTGTCGTCATCCTCCGACTTCGTCTGCAATACCCACCCAATTGAAAAGTTTTGGAAGATAGGGGTCCGGGGAAAGAAACCTTTTTCAAAAGGTTTCTTTCCCCGGTTATTCCCAGTTCAATCTCTTTAAAAAATCAGATGACTACCCGGCGACAGGGGCGATCCTGGCGAGGTCGGCGGCAATGCGGTCACGGATGGGGCCGAACACGCGTTCGTTGTGGGCCACCATATCGATCTGGCGGGTATGGATGAGCAGGTAGCCCACGCCGCGCACCAGGGTGAGGATGCGGTCCTTGGGCAGTCCTTCGAGGGAGGCGAACAGGGCGTCGTCCTTGACGTCGGCGCGGAAGCCGCGTGCTTCCAGCACTTCGCCCACGAACCGGGCACGCAGGGTGCGGCGGTCGGCGCTGGCGGCGCCGCCCTTGAACTGGAAGGTCACGTAGTTCTCGTGCGGGTTGTCGGTGGCCATGGCTTCCACGGTGCAGAAGTGGTAGCCGAAGCGCGCCTGAAGGTTGCAGTAGTCGCGCGAGATCATGAGAAAGTTGCGATTGGCCAGGGTGGTGGCGGCAGTGGGTTCCAGGTCCGGATTCACGGTGGATTCCAGCATGACGGACAGGAACCCGCGCGCGTCGGTAGCAGGCGGCCCGGCCCAGGGCACGGCGGTCATGCCATCCCACAGGGCCAGCATGGGCGCGGAAGCGATGTCGGCCAGGTCTACCACGGGGCCGGGCACGGGCTTGCGGAAGCCGCCGTCGATGTCCAGCAGCCAGTATTGCAGCTTGGTGCCATTGACCCGCAGCTGCTTGCCCAACCGCTGGGTGCCGGAGCCGGAGGAACCGGCGGGATCGGGCGCGCCGAACAGCACCTCCACGGACTTCTCGTGGCAGAAGCGGGTGATGTCGTGCAGGGTGCGGCAGTGAGCGGGGGCAAACTGCGGCGATTCCGGGTCCAGCAGATGCAGCGGCAGCACCAGCCGCGCGGCTTCGGCCAGCGCGGTGTGCACCGGGCTGCCCTCCATCAGGTTGCGACGCGGGGCGTGACCCAGAAGGTCTTCGATGCGACCGGGATGCACGCGGCGGTTATCCGCATCCACGGTGACGATGCCCGCCTGCTCCAAAAGCTCTGCGGCGCGGGGCAAACCAAACAGGGCGGGCACGCCGTACTCGCGGGCCACGCTGGCCAGATGCCCGGCGGCCCCGCCCGCCTCTGCCACCACGGCGGACGCGCGGGACAGCAACGGCGCCCAGCGCGGCAGGGCGCGCTCGATGACCAGCACGCCACCATCAGGGAAGGACAGCAGGTCCATGTCCTTGCGCACCACGTGGGCAAGGCCCGCGCCCGCGCCAGGGCTGACCGGGGTGCCGCCCAGCAGCAACACGGGCGGACCGGATTCGCCGCAGTTGTAGCCGCCCGGCAGAGGGCCGGATTCTGCGGCGGCATCATCGCCGGATCGGGTTGCTTCGATAACATCCGTTGCCGCCGCGCCCGCACCGTCCGCGCCATCATCCCCGGCCACTGGCGAACATTCGCCCTCGGGCAATTCGTCGTGACGCGCCTCGCGCAGGGGGCGGCTTTGCAGGATGGTCAGCACGCCTTCGGGGCACACGGCCCATTCGATGTCCTGCGGTTCGCCGTAGAACACCTCGAACCCTGCGGCCAGCGCGGCGATTTCCAGGGCGCGGGCATCGTCGATGCACGGGGCGTCCACCATGTCCGACGGCATGTCCTCCAGCCGCACCCCCTCGATGGGGTCGCGCACGAAGCGCTGGGGCTTGGCCGCTATCTGGCGCTGCGCCACTGCCATGGGCACCTCGCGCGAAACCACGAACACGTCGGGGCTGAAGCTGCCGTCCACCACTGCCTTGGGCAGGCCGGGCACGGCGTTGATGACCACGGTGTTGTCGCGCAGGTCGAGCGGGTTGCGGCTGTAGGCCACACCGCCCGCCACCGCATCCACCATGACCAGACAGCCCACGCACATGGGCACGTCCTCGTCGGGGATGCCGCGCGCCAGGCGGTAGGTCATGGCGGTGACGCCGTACTTGCTGGCCACGATGTCCTTGAAGGTGTCCAGCACGTCTTCGGGCGGCACGTTGAGTTCAGAGCGGTACTGCCCGGCGAAGGAGGCGTCCAGCGAATCCTCGCCCACGGCGCTGGAGCGCACGGCAAAACGCACCTCCGCCCCGATGCAGGCGACCGCGGAAGAATGGCCCGGATGCGGCTCCGTCCGTGCATCATGCGGGGGCCCCGCCAGGCGCTCCACCTGCGCGGTGATGGCCTCGGCCAGGTCGTCGGGCACGGGCGCTGCCAGAATGAGTTGCTGGATGGACGCAGACAGCGCGAACACCTCGTCCAGCCGGGTGGCGTCCGCCGCCTGCACCCGCCGGTCGATCTCTTCCTGCAACCCGCCTGCCTCCATGAAACGCTGGTAGCCCGTGGCCGTGACCACGAAGCCGTCGGGCACGGTGATGCCGAGGCTGCGGCGGATTTCGCCAAGGTTGGCCATCTTGCCGCCGGTCTGGTCGGCCAGGTCCACGCCGGTTTCGGCAATGGGCAGCACCAGCGGCCCGCCGCCCGCACGCACATGGGGGGCCACCACGGCCTCGATGCCCGCGCGGATTTCGTCGAACTTCGTTTCCAGCTCGGGCCAGCGGTCATCGGACAACGTGTTGAGGTGGCGCACGATCTGGAACACGCTGGCGCACGCACGGGTGCAGGCCCCGCGCACGTAGGTCATGCCGAAGGGACGCACCCCGCGCAGGGCCTCTTCCATGTCGGCCATGATTTCAAGGGCGCTTTTGTTGGCGGACAGCAGCAGCCGGAACCGCGAGCAGCGTTCGCGGTACAGCGCGCGCAGCCGTTCGGTTTCGGCGTCGGGCACGCCGCCGTCCTGCGCAGAGGGGTCCTGCCGCCGGAACAGCGCGCCGAGTGTATGGAAAAAGCCGCCCATGTCGCTTCCGCCGAGGTCTGCTTCGTGAAATCCGCCGTCAGCCGATAGGGCCGCCGGTCTTGCTGCCTGCCGCTTGCCCGTTGCCTGTTCTCCGCCCTGCCGCGCGCCGCTGCTCAGGCGTGACGCACGGCCTCGCCCAACTTGAAGATCAGCTCGTTGATGGCCACGGGTTTCAGCATGTAGTCGAACGCGCCCAGCTCCATGCCGGTCAGGGCCGCGCCCAGGCTGGCATGCCCGGTCAGCAGCACCACCGGCACCTCAGGCCGCAGGGCCTTGATGCGCCGCAAGGTCTCCAGACCGTCCATGCCCGGCATCTTCACGTCCAGCACCACGGCGTCGTAAACGCCCTGCTCCACGCGCGCCACCGCGTCCGTGCCGTTGTCCACCGTGTCCACCTCCATGCCGCGCCGTTCCAGCCGCTTGTGCATGAGGTCCAGGAATTCCGTCTCGTCATCCACGATGAGAATCTTCATGTCGTGGCCCTTTTTCGAAGATGTTCGGGGGAAGGGACCCTTTAAAAAGGGTCCCCTTCCCCCGGCCCCCATCCCCCCAAACTTTTCATTCGGGGTGTGGGAGGGGCCGAGGGCGCCGTGCCCCCTCCATACGGGGGTGCAGGGGGCAAGGCCCACTGCCCGCCGGAGGCGTACAAAAAGCAGCAGCCGCTACCGCAAGTTGAGCAGGGTATCCTGCGTGAAGGCGGGTGCTGCGGTGGGCAGGTACACGGTAAAGGTGGCCCCGTTGCCGGGGCTGCTTTCCGCCACGATGCGGCCGCCGAGTTTTTCCATGATCGAGTAGCAGATGGCGAGGCCAAGGCCGGTGCCTTCGCCTGCCTTCTTGGTGGTGTAGAACGGGTCGAAGATGTGTTCGAGCACGTCGGGGGTGATGCCGCCGCCGGTATCGGTAACGGCCACGAACACTTCCTGCCCGCCTTCGGTGGCCCCGGTGCGCACGGTAATGGCCCCGCCCTGGCCCACGGCATCGATGGCGTTGTCCAGCACGTTCAGGATCACCTGCTGCACCTGCGCGGTGTCGGTGGTGATGGCGGGCAGGTTGGCGTCGAAATCCTTGTGGATGGTGATGGAACGGTGCAGGGCCTCGCTTTCCAGAAACTTCACGGTCTGCTCGGTCAGCACGTTGAGGGGCACGTCTTCCTGCATGGGTTCCATGCGGCGGCCAAAGCCCAGCATGCGGTGGGTGATGCCCTTGGCCCGGTCCACGTGCTGCTCGATCTTGGCGGCGGCTTCCTCGATTTCGGCGTGGTGGCCCATGCGGGCGGCGTCCTCTTCGGACAGCAGGTCGCGGATCCACCCGGCGTTCTCGCGGATGAGCATGAGCGGGTTGTTCACCTCGTGCGCCACCCCGGCGGCCAGTTTGCCGAGGGCGGCCATCTTGCTGGACTGCATGAGCGAGGCGTCAAGCATGGCCTGCCTGCGGTCGGCCTCGATGACCTTGTCCACGATCACCCGGGTGGTGAAGAAGGTGCCCAGGCAGATGACCACGGCCCCGCCCAGCAGGAACAGCACCACGATGAGCTGGGTGTGCGCCAGGGGCGAAAGGGGCTCGCGCGGGTCGTCCATGACCACCAGCAGCCAGGGCATGTTCTCGAGCCAGGTCATGCCGGTGACCATGGGGCGGCCATCGGTATTGGCGATGGTGTCCACCACCACCCCGCGCTTGGCCTTGTCGGGCATGGTCATGCGCAGGGCGGGCCGGGTCATGATGGCGCCGTTGTTGCGCGAATCGGATTGCAGGGTGCCGTCTGCGGCCAGCAGGAAGGCGTCGCTGTTGGTGCCGGAATAGGCACGGTGCAGCATGGTGCTGACGGCGGCGGAATCGATGGTGGCCCGCAGTATCCAGGCCCGACCGTTCTCGCGGCGCATGACCGCGATGATGAAGTGCGGAAAACGGCGGAACCCGGTGAACACGTCGCTGACGTACTGACCCTTCAGCATCACCTCGTGGAACCACGGCTCGTCGCGGTAGTTGGCCGCCTCCAGCGAGTACGGCCCCACGTAGGCCACGTGTTCGCCCTGGTCGTTGATGACCCCGATGTCCACGTAGGAACGGGCGTTGGACTGGATGACCCCGAAGATGGCGCCCAACTGGGTGGAATCGGACAACTCGCGAAACGAGTGGGTCCAGGCCAGGCTTTTTATCTGCGAGACCCGCTCGGCCAGAAAGGTGTCCAGCGCGCGGCGCTTGCTTTCGGTCACCGCCTCGATGCCCGAAACCATGCGCTCGTGGTAGGTCTTGGAAAACTGGAGATGGATGAAGAAGCCCAGTGCAAACAGCGGCACGAGCGAAAAGGCGAGCATGGCGAGGGTGAGCCTGCGCCGCAGCCTGGTGTATCCGCCAATGTCCATCGTGCCTCCAAAAAACGGGGCAAGCCTTCGTGGAACGGGCCGCCGGGGCGAGGGGGGCTTGGGAGCGAAGAAAGGGTGCCGCATGCCGCTCGCGGCCACGACCATGGCACACAACCGTCGCAGATGCGGCACATTCGTTTCATCAGGGATACGCCGGAGCATTTGCCCGGCAATCCTTCTCCCCCTGCGGCGCAGTTGTGAAACACGGACCGCGCGAGGGACACCCCATGTGCTAGAATTACCCGATCATCCAGCATTTTACAATCGCCGGAAGCCCCCGGGACGGCGAAACAGGGAAACATCCGCTGCGCTGCCCGGCGGTTTTCGCACCGCCGCCAACGCCGTGCCCGCGACGGGGATCAGATGGGGGCTGCGGGGTCCACGGCCCGGCGCGGGCGGTCGTCACCCCCGGCCTGATCAGCCTCCGCCGACGCTGCCTGATCGGCCTCCTCCAGCAGGCGGCGGCAGTCGGCCAGCATGGCGGCGCGCCGCTCGGCCAGTTGCGGCCCGTCGTTCATGATCATGTCCAACTGGCGGGTGTGGATGGTCATGTACCCGGCCACCAGCAGCATGCGCAGTGCGTCCGCCTCGGGCAGGTTTTCGATGCGGGCCGACAGCGCGTCGCGCCGCACCGTGCAGGCAAAGCCGAATTCGCCCAGCAGCCCGGCCACGAACTCCACCCGGCGCACCCGGCGTTCGATGTTGGCGGCCCCGCCGCGCAACTGAAAAACCACGTAGTTCTCGGGGGTGCGTTCGCCCACCAACGATTCCACGGCCACGAAGTGGAACCCGAAGCGCGAGTGCAGGCTACAGTAATTGCGCGAGACCATGAAGTAATTGCGCTCGGTGAAGAACGCGCTCTGCGACGCCGGGTCCAGATGCGGGTTGGCCGTGGCCTCGAACATCACCGACAGAAAGCCCTTGGCGTCCACCGGCGGCGGCCCCTGCCACGGCACGGCGTTCATGCCGCGCCACAGGGTGCGCATGGGCACGGAGGCTATCCGCGCGATGGGCACCAGCGGGCCGTTGACCTCGCCGTCGAAGCCGTCGTCCAGGTTGACCACCCAGAACTGCTTGGGCACGTCGCACTGCAACTGCTTGACCCGCTGCGGCGCGTGGCGCTGCTGCGAGCCGAAGCGGAACATCTCCGCCACGGCCTTTTCATGGCAGAACCGCCCAAGATCATGAAAGGTCTTGCAGTTGGCGGACTTGAAATCGGGCGAATCCGGGTCCAGGGTCAGGGGCAGCATGTGGTGGGCGGCGGCGTCCAGCGCCTGCAACACCGGGCTGCCGGGCATGAAGTTGCATTCGCGCGGGCCCGATTCGATGAAGGCCTCGATGCGGCCCGGATAGACCACGCCCACGTCGCCGTGCACGGTGACCACGGCCCCCTGCTCCAGCAGGTCCAGCGGGTTGCCCTGCCGGAACGGGCCGAACACGGCGGGCTTGCCGAATTCGCGCGCCACGGCGGCCAACTGGCTGGAAACGCGCCCCCGCTCGGCCACCACGGCGGCGGCACGGTCCAGCAGCATGCCCCAGTCGGCCAGGTCGCGCGCCACCACCAGCACGGCTCCGTCAGGGAAAGAGCGCACGTCGTCCCGTTCGCGCACGATGTGCACCGGCCCGGCCACCACGCCCGGCCCGGCGGTAACCCCGCCGTCCAGCAGGGCCGGGGGCGGGCATTCAAGCTGGGCGGCGTCTTCGGCCTCGGATTCGGCGTAGCTTTCCGGCAGGTGGGCGCGCGGCGCGGGCAATGGCCGGGCATGCAGCAGCGAGACGGAACCGTCCGGCTCCAGCAGCCAGTCGATCTCCTGGGGCAGGCCGCAGTGCTCCTCCACGGCCAGGGCCAGTTCGGCAACGGCACGGGCCGCCGCGTCATCAAGGACCGGCGCCGCCGGGCCGGATGCCGCATCGACGCCGGGGGCGATGCTGCGCAGCCGCACCGAACCGCCCACGCGGCACACGTGGTAGGCGTCCACGTCGTGCGCGCCGTCCTCCACGGCCTCGGACAGGCCACGCGCGGCGTAGACGTGCACCGAGGTGTCGCGGGCGTGCAGGGGGTTGCCGGTGTAGGCGATGCCCCCGGCCACGGGGGCCTCCACGGCAAAACAGCCCACGCACACGCAGGTGCCCGCATCGCGCAGGCCCCGGTTGCGGCGGTAGGCGATGGCCTGGGGCGAATACTTCAGGGCCAGGGTGGCGCGCAGGGCGTCCAGCACCCGCTGCCGGTCGGATTGCCTGCCGTGCTGGGAGTCGGGGCCGATGCCATCTTCGAACAGGGGAATGGACGGACCCCACAGGGTCATGCCGCCCGCATCGTCGTCCGTGTTCTCGCCAACGCCCGTCGAACCCTGCGGCCAGACCCGCCCGCGCAGCAACAGGCGCATGTCGCGCCCCTGCGCGCCGGGCCGCGCGGCCACCCGCGTGCGCAGGGCGGACAGGGCGTCCATGAGCGCGCCGGCAACCTCGTCCGGCGCCTCCGCCGTCTGGATCAGCCCGACGATGGAGGGCGAAAGGTCCATCAGATTGTCCGGCCTGATGCCGCCCGAAGCCTGCACTCGCCGCCCGATTTCCTCTTGCAGCCCCTGATGGCGGAACAGCCGCTGGCAGGCGGCGGCGGTGACGATGAACCCGTCGGGTACCCCGCCACCCGGCACTCCGGATGTCTCAGATTGCGCGGATGTCGCGGAAGTCGCGGAAGTCGCGGGCGCGGCATCATCCGCCCCGCGCGGGGCCAACGCCGCACGCAGCCCCCCCAGCCGGGTCAGGGCAGGGTCGGCAAGGTCTGGCTGGGCAAGGTCCGGATGGCCGAACGGCAGGGCAAGCGGGCCGTCCATGGTGGCCGGGCGGCCATAGACAATGGCCGCCACCTCGGCCTGGATGGCGTCGAAGCGGGCGGAAAGTTCCGGGTAGCGGCCGGGGGCCAGTTCGTCCAACTGGCGGATGCACTGGAAGACCTGGGTGGTGATGCGGGTGCACAGCGAGCGCACCGTCTGCATGCCGAAGGGATGGACACAGCACAGGGCCAGTTCCATCTCGGTCATCACTTCCTGCAGCTTGGCCCAGGCGTTGAGCACCAGCTTGAAGCGGTGATACCGCGCCGCGAAGGCCTCTTCGGCGGCGGCGCGTTCCTCGTCCCGCCGCTTGCGGCGGAAGGGCAGCCAGCAGAACAGACCCATGGCGGTTTTCCGGATGGAAGCAGGTTTCGGACGCCTTTAGGAACCCTTGCGCGCCGCCGCCCTACGATCAAGCTGGCACTGGGTGTAGGCGTCCTCGATCTTGAACAGCAACTCGTCGAAATCGGTTGGCTTCATCAGGTAGCCGAAGGCGCCAAGGCGCATGCCCTCCACCGCCACCTCCATGTCGGCGTGGCCGGAAAGCATGATCACCTCCACCCCCGGGAATTCGGTGCGGATGCGCTCCAACGCGCGCATGCCGCCCATGCCCGGCATCTTCACGTCCATGACCACCACGTCGGCTCCCTGGCGGGCCAGGTGTTCCAACGCTTCTTCTCCGCTGGCCGCGCGCGCCGCCGGGAAACCGCGTTTGCCAAGGCGCAGGGCCAGCATCTCGGTGCTTTCCGGCTCGTCGTCCACCAGCAGGACGCGCGGCAATGGCTTGCCGGAGTCGGGCCCTGCACCGCCGGAGTGGGCGCCGCCGGAATGGGCATCTGATGTCGGCGTGTCGGTCATGGGGCCTCCCGGCGTCTGGATGGCGCGCCCGTGCCCCACCCCGGGAGAGGGAGATGTGGAGACAGGTCCGCCCTGCCTTCCTACCGCTCTTTGGGATGGGCCACAAGGTGGCTGGATGCACGACAGTGCCGCTCTCGCCACGATGCTGCGCAGGGGGCTGACGGGATACGCCGGGCGATGTCCCGCGCGTCCGCGTCATTCGGACCTGCTGGGCAGGCCGATTCAGCCGATTCAGCCGGTTCAGCCGGTTCAGCCGGAGCAGCCGGGCAGGCCGGGCCACCCGCTCCTCTCGTTGTTCCCGCGCGTGAATTGGGCTAGAACCACCCTGACCCACTGACATGCTGGCACCGCAACCTCACATTCGGCCCACGGATTCGCCATGGTGAACTGGAGACTGCCCCGGGTGGTGCGCTTTCGCCCCAGCCTGCGCGTACGCATCGGCCTGCTGCTGGCCGCGCTGGCGGCCACGTCCATGGCCGCCGCCGCGCTGCCGCTGCTCATGGCCAGCGGACGGCTGTCCCTGCCCACGCCCTTCGGCACCTGGACGGCGGACCCGGCCACCGACGCCCTGGGGCTGATGCTGGTGGTTCTGTTTCTGGCAGGGCTGCTGGCCGTGGTCGTGTTCCGCCAGGTGCTGGGCCCCATCCGCCGCCTGGCGCTGGAAGGGTTGGAGGATGCCGACGCCTACGGCAACGAGGTGGAGGTGCTGGACCGCCGCCTGCGCCACCTGCTGGACACCATGCACCGCACCCAGGTGCAGTTGGAAGAAAGCCACGAAACCCTGCGCCAGACCGAAAAACTGGCCCTGGTGGGCAAGCTGGCCGCCGGGGTGGCCCATTCCATCCGCAATCCGCTGACGTCGGTGAAGCTGCGCCTGTTCGCGCTGGAACGCAGCCTGAAGCTGGGGCCGGACCAGAAGGAACAGCAGGAAGACTTCGAGGTCATCGCCGCAGAAATCCGCCACCTGGACGCCATCGTCACCAATTTTCTGGAATTCTCGCGCCGCCCGCGCCTGCGCATGCAGCCGGTCAGCCCGTCCGACGTGGTGGACATGACCCTGCAACTGCTCAAACACCGCCTGGAATCGTTCAACGTGGCGGTTGCGGTACACCGGACAGAACGCCTGCCCCTGGTGGACGGCGATGCCGAACAGCTGAAGGAAGCGCTGGTCAACCTCATCCTGAACGCCTGCGAAGCCATGGGCTACAACGGCACGCTGGACATCACGGAAGAAAAGGGCATCATCAATCCGTTGGGCCGGGCCGTGGTCATCCGCATTGCGGACAGCGGCCCCGGCGTGCCCCAGCATATCCGCGACGAAGTGTTCCAGCCGTTCTTCAGCACCAAGGAAGAAGGCACCGGCCTTGGCCTGCCCATCGCCCGGCGTATCTTCGAGGAGCATGGCGGCTGGCTGCACCTGCATTCGGCGCACGGCAAGGGAGCCACCTTCGTCATCGTGCTGCCCGCCCGCAAGGACGACTCATGGCTAAGATCCTGATAGTCGACGACGAACTGCAACTGCGCCAAAGCTTCCAGCGTCTGCTGGCCGGGGAAGGCCACGACGTGCGCGCCGCCTCCACCGGCGAGCAGGGCATCAAGCTGGTGCGCGAAGAGTTGCCCGAACTGGTGATCATGGACGTGCGCATGCCCGGCATGGACGGCCTGACCGCCCTGCGTGCCATCCGTGAGATAGACGCCCGCCTGCCGGTGGTCATCATGACCGCCTATTCCACCACCGAGACCGCCATCGAGGCCACCAAGCTGGGGGCCTTCGACTACATCCTGAAGCCCTTCGAAATCCCGGACATTCTCGCGCTCATCGAGCAGGCCGTGGAGGCGGGCCGCCGCATGCGCGCCCGCGTGGACATGGTGGCCGACGGCGAGGACGGCGACGGCGCCGGGCAGGAACCGCTGGGCGAAGCCCTGGTGGGCACCAGCCGGGCCATGCACCAGGTGTACAAGGCCATCGGCCGGGCCGCGCCCACCGACGCCCTGGTGCTGGTGCGGGGCGAATCGGGCACCGGCAAGGAACTGGTGGCCCGCGCCGTGTACCAGCACAGCCTGCGCGGCGAAAAGCCGTTTCTGGTCATCAACTGCGTGGCCATTCCGGATACGCTGCTGGAAAGCGAGCTGTTCGGCTACGAGAAGGGGGCCTTCACCGGGGCCACCAACCGCCGGGTGGGCAAGATAGAACAGGCGGGCGGCGGCACCGTGTTCCTGGACGAAATAGGCGACATGCCCCTGGGCATTCAGGCCAAGCTGCTGCGCCTGTTGCAGGAAAAGCAGATCGAACGGCTGGGCGGCAGGCAGCCCATCCCCGTGGACGTGCGCATCATCGCCGCCACCAACACCGACCTGGAAGCCGCCGTGGCCGACGGGCGCTTCCGCGAGGACCTGTACTACCGGCTGAAGGTGGTCACCCTGTGGCTGCCCCCCCTGCGCGAACGTAGCGAGGACATCCCCCCGCTGGCCCGGTACTTTCTGGCCCGCTTCTCGCGCGAGATGGACATGCAGAACCCCGGCATCACCCCGGAGGCCCTGGCCTATCTGGAAGCACAGCCGTGGCCGGGCAACGTGCGCGAACTGGGCAACACCGTGCACAAGGCGCTGGTGTTCAGCCGGGGCGGGCCGCTGGGCGAACCGGACCTGAAGCAGGCGCTTGAAGCCAGCCGGGGCGTGCGCCCCGGCAGCGAAGGCCCGACCTGCGACCTTTCGCTGGCCGCCGACCAGACCATGCAGGAGCTCATCCGCCGCACCCTCAGCGAAAGCGACGGCGACAACGTGTTCGATTCGCTGATGGACCACGTGGGGCGGCTGGTGGTGCGCGAGGCGCTGCACCTTACCGGGGGCAACCGCACCCGCGCCGCGCGCCTGCTGGGGCTTTCGCGCCCCACCCTGCTGGCCAAGATCGAAAAATACGGCCTGCGCATAGAGACGCAGGTTTCCTGACGGCAACTGTCCGTCCGTACGCCCCCATTTCTCCACCAGTTCACCGCTCCCCCGCGCCACGTGCGGCATCTCTTGCGACTGCCCGTTCAACTAGCATCAACGAAAGGCCCGCCACACCGCGAGGCTGGCCGGTTTCATCCGTTATCACCCTCTTGTGTTGCGACCGTTTCTCGGATAGTTGCAAGGTACCAAATGGCAAGACTGCTATCATATATTTTTTGCAAGACCCGACCCGAACCAGGAAGCCCACGGTTTCCGGAACCACCCATAGATGCACATGCCCGTAAAGCCCGCCTTCAACCCCCTGTATCAGCAGGTCAAGGAATCGCTGCTCCGCCGCATCGCCGCTGGTGAATGGGCGCCGGGCAGCTTCCTGCCCAGCGAACCCGTGCTGGCCGAAGAATACGGCGTCAGCCACGGCACCCTGCGCAAG
It contains:
- a CDS encoding superoxide dismutase → MPSSFTRRCFMSLCASATLVAAGSRLLGPTVAHAADAPDAFPMPPLPYPENGLEPAISARTISFHYGKHTAAYYGNLNKAVAGTPMASMKLEEVFKSVAGDPAKAGLFNNAAQSWNHTFYWAGMKPGGGGKPPAKVADALSAAFGSVDACVTQLSDAAKTQFASGWAWLVKGREGGKDVLKVLKTGNAENPITQGYTPILTIDVWEHAYYLDYQNKRPDYVQAFFDKLVNWDEVAKRL
- a CDS encoding PEP/pyruvate-binding domain-containing protein produces the protein MGGFFHTLGALFRRQDPSAQDGGVPDAETERLRALYRERCSRFRLLLSANKSALEIMADMEEALRGVRPFGMTYVRGACTRACASVFQIVRHLNTLSDDRWPELETKFDEIRAGIEAVVAPHVRAGGGPLVLPIAETGVDLADQTGGKMANLGEIRRSLGITVPDGFVVTATGYQRFMEAGGLQEEIDRRVQAADATRLDEVFALSASIQQLILAAPVPDDLAEAITAQVERLAGPPHDARTEPHPGHSSAVACIGAEVRFAVRSSAVGEDSLDASFAGQYRSELNVPPEDVLDTFKDIVASKYGVTAMTYRLARGIPDEDVPMCVGCLVMVDAVAGGVAYSRNPLDLRDNTVVINAVPGLPKAVVDGSFSPDVFVVSREVPMAVAQRQIAAKPQRFVRDPIEGVRLEDMPSDMVDAPCIDDARALEIAALAAGFEVFYGEPQDIEWAVCPEGVLTILQSRPLREARHDELPEGECSPVAGDDGADGAGAAATDVIEATRSGDDAAAESGPLPGGYNCGESGPPVLLLGGTPVSPGAGAGLAHVVRKDMDLLSFPDGGVLVIERALPRWAPLLSRASAVVAEAGGAAGHLASVAREYGVPALFGLPRAAELLEQAGIVTVDADNRRVHPGRIEDLLGHAPRRNLMEGSPVHTALAEAARLVLPLHLLDPESPQFAPAHCRTLHDITRFCHEKSVEVLFGAPDPAGSSGSGTQRLGKQLRVNGTKLQYWLLDIDGGFRKPVPGPVVDLADIASAPMLALWDGMTAVPWAGPPATDARGFLSVMLESTVNPDLEPTAATTLANRNFLMISRDYCNLQARFGYHFCTVEAMATDNPHENYVTFQFKGGAASADRRTLRARFVGEVLEARGFRADVKDDALFASLEGLPKDRILTLVRGVGYLLIHTRQIDMVAHNERVFGPIRDRIAADLARIAPVAG
- a CDS encoding response regulator encodes the protein MKILIVDDETEFLDLMHKRLERRGMEVDTVDNGTDAVARVEQGVYDAVVLDVKMPGMDGLETLRRIKALRPEVPVVLLTGHASLGAALTGMELGAFDYMLKPVAINELIFKLGEAVRHA
- a CDS encoding sensor histidine kinase, with protein sequence MDIGGYTRLRRRLTLAMLAFSLVPLFALGFFIHLQFSKTYHERMVSGIEAVTESKRRALDTFLAERVSQIKSLAWTHSFRELSDSTQLGAIFGVIQSNARSYVDIGVINDQGEHVAYVGPYSLEAANYRDEPWFHEVMLKGQYVSDVFTGFRRFPHFIIAVMRRENGRAWILRATIDSAAVSTMLHRAYSGTNSDAFLLAADGTLQSDSRNNGAIMTRPALRMTMPDKAKRGVVVDTIANTDGRPMVTGMTWLENMPWLLVVMDDPREPLSPLAHTQLIVVLFLLGGAVVICLGTFFTTRVIVDKVIEADRRQAMLDASLMQSSKMAALGKLAAGVAHEVNNPLMLIRENAGWIRDLLSEEDAARMGHHAEIEEAAAKIEQHVDRAKGITHRMLGFGRRMEPMQEDVPLNVLTEQTVKFLESEALHRSITIHKDFDANLPAITTDTAQVQQVILNVLDNAIDAVGQGGAITVRTGATEGGQEVFVAVTDTGGGITPDVLEHIFDPFYTTKKAGEGTGLGLAICYSIMEKLGGRIVAESSPGNGATFTVYLPTAAPAFTQDTLLNLR
- a CDS encoding PEP/pyruvate-binding domain-containing protein is translated as MGLFCWLPFRRKRRDEERAAAEEAFAARYHRFKLVLNAWAKLQEVMTEMELALCCVHPFGMQTVRSLCTRITTQVFQCIRQLDELAPGRYPELSARFDAIQAEVAAIVYGRPATMDGPLALPFGHPDLAQPDLADPALTRLGGLRAALAPRGADDAAPATSATSATSAQSETSGVPGGGVPDGFIVTAAACQRLFRHQGLQEEIGRRVQASGGIRPDNLMDLSPSIVGLIQTAEAPDEVAGALMDALSALRTRVAARPGAQGRDMRLLLRGRVWPQGSTGVGENTDDDAGGMTLWGPSIPLFEDGIGPDSQHGRQSDRQRVLDALRATLALKYSPQAIAYRRNRGLRDAGTCVCVGCFAVEAPVAGGIAYTGNPLHARDTSVHVYAARGLSEAVEDGAHDVDAYHVCRVGGSVRLRSIAPGVDAASGPAAPVLDDAAARAVAELALAVEEHCGLPQEIDWLLEPDGSVSLLHARPLPAPRAHLPESYAESEAEDAAQLECPPPALLDGGVTAGPGVVAGPVHIVRERDDVRSFPDGAVLVVARDLADWGMLLDRAAAVVAERGRVSSQLAAVAREFGKPAVFGPFRQGNPLDLLEQGAVVTVHGDVGVVYPGRIEAFIESGPRECNFMPGSPVLQALDAAAHHMLPLTLDPDSPDFKSANCKTFHDLGRFCHEKAVAEMFRFGSQQRHAPQRVKQLQCDVPKQFWVVNLDDGFDGEVNGPLVPIARIASVPMRTLWRGMNAVPWQGPPPVDAKGFLSVMFEATANPHLDPASQSAFFTERNYFMVSRNYCSLHSRFGFHFVAVESLVGERTPENYVVFQLRGGAANIERRVRRVEFVAGLLGEFGFACTVRRDALSARIENLPEADALRMLLVAGYMTIHTRQLDMIMNDGPQLAERRAAMLADCRRLLEEADQAASAEADQAGGDDRPRRAVDPAAPI